A single Pirellulales bacterium DNA region contains:
- a CDS encoding DUF5131 family protein yields MAKFTPIQWTDSSVNPTMGCDGCELWNTKTDVRRCYAGVITSRFGKTNPGLANDFDVVELAPGRMAEAAGWNDLRGTQRAGAGDKAKPWLDHLPRLIFVSDMADALSVAVPFDYLRDEIIVNVASELGRRHHWQWLTKQPQRMAEFSAWLEQQGIQWPANLWVGTSITTQATTSRIRRLLNVGNHNTIRFLSVEPQEQAIDLSAYIGNLDWIIQGGESGPKSHTFDLGWARDIRDRCRTLGVPYFLKQLGRRVSDGGQPVKFKDASGGDWSEWPADLRVRLMPIDASGQKRRLSPLAGAAEGL; encoded by the coding sequence ATGGCCAAATTCACACCAATCCAGTGGACTGACAGCAGCGTCAACCCGACTATGGGCTGCGATGGCTGCGAACTCTGGAACACGAAAACCGACGTCCGGCGGTGCTACGCGGGCGTAATCACGTCGCGATTTGGGAAAACTAATCCTGGGCTCGCCAACGACTTCGACGTTGTTGAACTGGCGCCTGGTCGCATGGCTGAAGCGGCTGGTTGGAATGACCTTCGCGGCACTCAGCGGGCGGGCGCAGGCGACAAGGCGAAGCCGTGGCTTGATCATCTGCCGAGGCTGATCTTCGTCTCAGACATGGCCGACGCGCTTTCTGTGGCGGTGCCGTTCGATTATCTGCGGGACGAGATCATCGTCAACGTGGCCAGCGAATTGGGCCGGCGGCATCATTGGCAGTGGCTGACGAAGCAGCCCCAGCGGATGGCTGAGTTCTCTGCGTGGCTTGAGCAACAGGGAATCCAATGGCCTGCGAATTTGTGGGTCGGCACGAGCATCACCACGCAGGCTACGACCAGTCGCATCCGGCGTCTGCTTAACGTGGGTAATCACAACACGATCCGATTCTTGTCGGTCGAGCCGCAAGAGCAGGCAATCGATTTGTCTGCGTACATTGGCAACCTGGACTGGATCATCCAAGGCGGCGAATCGGGCCCAAAATCGCACACATTCGATTTGGGATGGGCACGTGACATTCGTGATCGCTGCCGCACGCTTGGCGTTCCCTATTTTCTCAAGCAGCTCGGCCGGCGCGTCAGTGACGGGGGCCAACCAGTCAAGTTCAAGGACGCCAGCGGTGGCGATTGGAGCGAATGGCCAGCGGATCTGCGCGTGCGGCTCATGCCGATTGACGCGTCGGGGCAGAAGCGCCGATTGAGCCCACTCGCTGGTGCCGCAGAGGGCTTGTAG